In Desulfobacterales bacterium, a single window of DNA contains:
- a CDS encoding metal-dependent hydrolase → MNPITHFLVGWTVANADNSNTKDRIIVAVSCVIPDIDGLGIIAEKLTFNWEHPLLWWTKYHHLLCHNIGFGLIIFFTALVFSKRMFIAILSFISFHLHLLGDIIGSRGPDGEIWTVPYFLPFSDRFHISWQGQWELNAWQNIFITIALLIVMFFLAWKKEFSPLEIVSKSADQLFVQTLRSRFGKI, encoded by the coding sequence ATGAATCCGATTACTCATTTTTTAGTCGGTTGGACAGTTGCAAATGCTGATAATTCTAACACTAAAGACCGTATTATTGTAGCTGTCAGCTGTGTTATTCCTGATATTGACGGATTAGGTATTATTGCTGAAAAATTGACTTTTAATTGGGAACATCCATTATTGTGGTGGACTAAATATCATCACTTATTATGTCATAACATAGGATTTGGATTAATCATTTTTTTTACAGCATTGGTGTTTTCTAAAAGGATGTTTATAGCAATTTTGTCTTTTATCTCTTTTCATTTGCATTTATTAGGCGATATTATTGGCTCAAGAGGTCCTGATGGAGAAATATGGACAGTTCCTTATTTTCTTCCCTTTTCAGACAGATTTCATATCTCTTGGCAAGGACAATGGGAACTCAATGCTTGGCAAAATATATTTATTACGATTGCACTGTTAATTGTTATGTTTTTTCTGGCATGGAAAAAAGAATTTTCTCCTCTTGAAATAGTATCAAAATCAGCAGACCAATTATTTGTTCAAACTCTAAGAAGCCGTTTTGGAAAAATATAG
- a CDS encoding type II toxin-antitoxin system VapC family toxin — protein MKLLLDTHVFLWLLFAPEKVTTKVKLIYKDQKNVVFLSLISIWEIQIKSQLGKLYLDVDLEKIIDDNINKGFIKLLPIRLAHILSLKELPFHHKDPFDRLLIAQSIQENLTIVTADSYFTDYDAKTLW, from the coding sequence ATGAAATTATTATTGGATACTCATGTCTTTTTATGGTTATTGTTTGCTCCTGAAAAAGTAACTACAAAAGTAAAATTGATCTATAAAGATCAAAAAAATGTTGTGTTTCTCAGTCTTATAAGTATCTGGGAAATCCAAATAAAATCACAATTAGGGAAATTATATTTAGATGTCGATTTAGAAAAAATTATTGACGATAACATTAATAAAGGTTTTATTAAATTGCTCCCGATTAGGTTGGCGCATATTTTATCGTTAAAAGAACTACCATTTCATCACAAAGACCCTTTTGATAGATTGCTTATAGCTCAGTCGATTCAGGAAAACTTGACAATAGTTACAGCTGATTCATATTTTACCGATTATGATGCTAAAACTTTGTGGTAA